In Cryptomeria japonica chromosome 10, Sugi_1.0, whole genome shotgun sequence, a genomic segment contains:
- the LOC131034107 gene encoding small ribosomal subunit protein uS10m isoform X7: MTWGSRIAGIINSEMGTRNLMALVKQRSLLPPPVHILPCCHRFMSSGDAIQSESRPQILQKQKIAKKESIGDAKIRILVKSFSQKYLNHPCFQSYRKVGLPRRRVLYTVLRSPHIDKKSREQFETRVHKQLLEKDVDVNEMAKMFFWFKRMHFFGAQYEFIFNYKTRLDMTREPYQGLTCRESF; this comes from the exons ATGACTTGGGGAAGTAGAATAGCAGGTATCATTAATTCTGAAATGGGGACAAGGAATTTGATGGCGTTGGTGAAGCAGAGGAGCTTGCTGCCTCCCCCGGTGCACATTCTTCCATGTTGCCATCGTTTCATGTCCTCAGGGGACGCCATTCAATCTGAGTCTCGACCTCAG attttgcagaagcagaagATAGCAAAGAAAGAATCGATTGGAGACGCCAAGATACGCATATTGGTGAAGTCATTTTCCCAAAAATATCTGAACCATCCGTGCTTCCAGAGTTACCGCAAGGTCGGACTGCCTCGAAGAAGAGTGCTTTATACGGTGCTTCGATCCCCTCATATCGATAAGAAGTCCAGAGAACAGTTTGAAACGCGGGTACACAAGCAACTGCTCGAAAAAGATGTAGATGTCAATGAAATGGCGAAAATGTTCTTCTGGTTTAAGCGCATGCATTTTTTTGGAGCTCAATATGAATTCATCTTTAATTACAAAACCCGACTCGATATGACTAGAG
- the LOC131034107 gene encoding small ribosomal subunit protein uS10m isoform X8, with protein sequence MTWGSRIAGIINSEMGTRNLMALVKQRSLLPPPVHILPCCHRFMSSGDAIQSESRPQILQKQKIAKKESIGDAKIRILVKSFSQKYLNHPCFQSYRKVGLPRRRVLYTVLRSPHIDKKSREQFETRVHKQLLEKDVDVNEMAKMFFWFKRMHFFGAQYEFIFNYKTRLDMTRGYLIC encoded by the exons ATGACTTGGGGAAGTAGAATAGCAGGTATCATTAATTCTGAAATGGGGACAAGGAATTTGATGGCGTTGGTGAAGCAGAGGAGCTTGCTGCCTCCCCCGGTGCACATTCTTCCATGTTGCCATCGTTTCATGTCCTCAGGGGACGCCATTCAATCTGAGTCTCGACCTCAG attttgcagaagcagaagATAGCAAAGAAAGAATCGATTGGAGACGCCAAGATACGCATATTGGTGAAGTCATTTTCCCAAAAATATCTGAACCATCCGTGCTTCCAGAGTTACCGCAAGGTCGGACTGCCTCGAAGAAGAGTGCTTTATACGGTGCTTCGATCCCCTCATATCGATAAGAAGTCCAGAGAACAGTTTGAAACGCGGGTACACAAGCAACTGCTCGAAAAAGATGTAGATGTCAATGAAATGGCGAAAATGTTCTTCTGGTTTAAGCGCATGCATTTTTTTGGAGCTCAATATGAATTCATCTTTAATTACAAAACCCGACTCGATATGACTAGAG
- the LOC131034107 gene encoding small ribosomal subunit protein uS10m isoform X3, with amino-acid sequence MTWGSRIAGIINSEMGTRNLMALVKQRSLLPPPVHILPCCHRFMSSGDAIQSESRPQILQKQKIAKKESIGDAKIRILVKSFSQKYLNHPCFQSYRKVGLPRRRVLYTVLRSPHIDKKSREQFETRVHKQLLEKDVDVNEMAKMFFWFKRMHFFGAQYEFIFNYKTRLDMTRVHASSNVLQGDTSAKKD; translated from the exons ATGACTTGGGGAAGTAGAATAGCAGGTATCATTAATTCTGAAATGGGGACAAGGAATTTGATGGCGTTGGTGAAGCAGAGGAGCTTGCTGCCTCCCCCGGTGCACATTCTTCCATGTTGCCATCGTTTCATGTCCTCAGGGGACGCCATTCAATCTGAGTCTCGACCTCAG attttgcagaagcagaagATAGCAAAGAAAGAATCGATTGGAGACGCCAAGATACGCATATTGGTGAAGTCATTTTCCCAAAAATATCTGAACCATCCGTGCTTCCAGAGTTACCGCAAGGTCGGACTGCCTCGAAGAAGAGTGCTTTATACGGTGCTTCGATCCCCTCATATCGATAAGAAGTCCAGAGAACAGTTTGAAACGCGGGTACACAAGCAACTGCTCGAAAAAGATGTAGATGTCAATGAAATGGCGAAAATGTTCTTCTGGTTTAAGCGCATGCATTTTTTTGGAGCTCAATATGAATTCATCTTTAATTACAAAACCCGACTCGATATGACTAGAG
- the LOC131034107 gene encoding small ribosomal subunit protein uS10m isoform X9, whose product MTWGSRIAGIINSEMGTRNLMALVKQRSLLPPPVHILPCCHRFMSSGDAIQSESRPQKQKIAKKESIGDAKIRILVKSFSQKYLNHPCFQSYRKVGLPRRRVLYTVLRSPHIDKKSREQFETRVHKQLLEKDVDVNEMAKMFFWFKRMHFFGAQYEFIFNYKTRLDMTRVHASSNVLQGDTSAKKD is encoded by the exons ATGACTTGGGGAAGTAGAATAGCAGGTATCATTAATTCTGAAATGGGGACAAGGAATTTGATGGCGTTGGTGAAGCAGAGGAGCTTGCTGCCTCCCCCGGTGCACATTCTTCCATGTTGCCATCGTTTCATGTCCTCAGGGGACGCCATTCAATCTGAGTCTCGACCTCAG aagcagaagATAGCAAAGAAAGAATCGATTGGAGACGCCAAGATACGCATATTGGTGAAGTCATTTTCCCAAAAATATCTGAACCATCCGTGCTTCCAGAGTTACCGCAAGGTCGGACTGCCTCGAAGAAGAGTGCTTTATACGGTGCTTCGATCCCCTCATATCGATAAGAAGTCCAGAGAACAGTTTGAAACGCGGGTACACAAGCAACTGCTCGAAAAAGATGTAGATGTCAATGAAATGGCGAAAATGTTCTTCTGGTTTAAGCGCATGCATTTTTTTGGAGCTCAATATGAATTCATCTTTAATTACAAAACCCGACTCGATATGACTAGAG
- the LOC131034107 gene encoding small ribosomal subunit protein uS10m isoform X5: MTWGSRIAGIINSEMGTRNLMALVKQRSLLPPPVHILPCCHRFMSSGDAIQSESRPQILQKQKIAKKESIGDAKIRILVKSFSQKYLNHPCFQSYRKVGLPRRRVLYTVLRSPHIDKKSREQFETRVHKQLLEKDVDVNEMAKMFFWFKRMHFFGAQYEFIFNYKTRLDMTREAFVSKIQWCNTSY, encoded by the exons ATGACTTGGGGAAGTAGAATAGCAGGTATCATTAATTCTGAAATGGGGACAAGGAATTTGATGGCGTTGGTGAAGCAGAGGAGCTTGCTGCCTCCCCCGGTGCACATTCTTCCATGTTGCCATCGTTTCATGTCCTCAGGGGACGCCATTCAATCTGAGTCTCGACCTCAG attttgcagaagcagaagATAGCAAAGAAAGAATCGATTGGAGACGCCAAGATACGCATATTGGTGAAGTCATTTTCCCAAAAATATCTGAACCATCCGTGCTTCCAGAGTTACCGCAAGGTCGGACTGCCTCGAAGAAGAGTGCTTTATACGGTGCTTCGATCCCCTCATATCGATAAGAAGTCCAGAGAACAGTTTGAAACGCGGGTACACAAGCAACTGCTCGAAAAAGATGTAGATGTCAATGAAATGGCGAAAATGTTCTTCTGGTTTAAGCGCATGCATTTTTTTGGAGCTCAATATGAATTCATCTTTAATTACAAAACCCGACTCGATATGACTAGAG
- the LOC131034107 gene encoding small ribosomal subunit protein uS10m isoform X6 — protein sequence MTWGSRIAGIINSEMGTRNLMALVKQRSLLPPPVHILPCCHRFMSSGDAIQSESRPQKIAKKESIGDAKIRILVKSFSQKYLNHPCFQSYRKVGLPRRRVLYTVLRSPHIDKKSREQFETRVHKQLLEKDVDVNEMAKMFFWFKRMHFFGAQYEFIFNYKTRLDMTRVHASSNVLQGDTSAKKD from the exons ATGACTTGGGGAAGTAGAATAGCAGGTATCATTAATTCTGAAATGGGGACAAGGAATTTGATGGCGTTGGTGAAGCAGAGGAGCTTGCTGCCTCCCCCGGTGCACATTCTTCCATGTTGCCATCGTTTCATGTCCTCAGGGGACGCCATTCAATCTGAGTCTCGACCTCAG aagATAGCAAAGAAAGAATCGATTGGAGACGCCAAGATACGCATATTGGTGAAGTCATTTTCCCAAAAATATCTGAACCATCCGTGCTTCCAGAGTTACCGCAAGGTCGGACTGCCTCGAAGAAGAGTGCTTTATACGGTGCTTCGATCCCCTCATATCGATAAGAAGTCCAGAGAACAGTTTGAAACGCGGGTACACAAGCAACTGCTCGAAAAAGATGTAGATGTCAATGAAATGGCGAAAATGTTCTTCTGGTTTAAGCGCATGCATTTTTTTGGAGCTCAATATGAATTCATCTTTAATTACAAAACCCGACTCGATATGACTAGAG